The Mycolicibacterium fluoranthenivorans genome segment CTGATCACCGAGGTCGTCGACGATGCCGACCTCACCGATCGCGCCGAGACCATCGCCGCCGAGCTGGCTGCGATGCCCACCAAGGCACTGTCGGCCACCAAACGGCTGGTGTGGTCGGGTGTCGGTGCCTCGATCGAGGAGCGGCTCCCGGAGGAATCGCGCACCGTCTCGGAGTTGTCCGGCACAGCCGATGCCCTGGAGGGGCTTCGCGCCGTCATCGAACGGCGAGCACCGAAGTTCACCGGGCGATGAACGTCCTCATCGAGGATGACGGCGCCGTGCGCACCCTCACCCTCAATCGCCCGCAGGTGCGCAACGCGATCGACATCCCGCTGCGGCTGGAACTGGCCGATGCCCTCGAATCGGCGGACGCCGACGCCGGGGTGCGGGCGATCATCCTCACCGGTGCGGGCAGCACATTCTGCTCGGGCGGTGACATCTCCACGATGAAGCTCATGTCCGAAGCCGAGGCCATGGACCGCGCGCAGCTGGCACAGCGCGTGATCCGGGCGATCTGGAACACGCCGAAACCGGTCATCGCCGCGGTCGAAGGCGCCGCATTCGGTGCGGGCGCCGCGCTGGCCGCGGCCTGCGACCGCGTCGTCGCCGGCAGCGACGCCCGTTTCGCGACGACCTTCACCAACGTCGGTCTCGCCGGCGACATGGGCGCATTCGCGTCGCTGCCACGTCGT includes the following:
- a CDS encoding enoyl-CoA hydratase/isomerase family protein, which produces MNVLIEDDGAVRTLTLNRPQVRNAIDIPLRLELADALESADADAGVRAIILTGAGSTFCSGGDISTMKLMSEAEAMDRAQLAQRVIRAIWNTPKPVIAAVEGAAFGAGAALAAACDRVVAGSDARFATTFTNVGLAGDMGAFASLPRRVGTARARQMLLLPQPIDARVAESWGLVDATTEPGAALATAHVDAHRLAAGPAQAYGVIKALLAISPTLPPVEVLDHEAAHQARLFGSDDFAEGVAAFGEKRRPSFGPRQGVHS